TTGATGGAGATCCCAGCAATAATGACAATTTAAACCTTCTGGCGATCTGCTCGAACTGCCATACTCGGGCGGAGAAAGGGCTCATTCCTACAGCTGAACTGGATCTATGGAAGCGGATGCTTACCTATGGGTATCACCCTCGGTTGGTGGTGGCAGAAACGAATTCTACAGGGAAGGTCATCAGTGAAGTCAATTTCGGTCAAATGGCTGAGACTATTAATAACACTTATGAATCAAGCAAAGCATCGAAGGGCTCGATAATTCTGCCCGGCAGTATCGGTAGCGACCCAAAGCGATATAATTATTTGGAATACTTGATTGCACGACTTGCCAAGTGGCGTAGTGCGGGGAAGAGCTATGGTCAAAAGCGGCCTGGGGGCGTTCATCCAGGCGTTGTCAGGAAGCAGATACAGGACAAATGGGGAGGCCTGCCGAAGGATTTGCCGCTCGATAATTGGGAGTCGCTAGTGGCTGAACTCAAAGACAAAATTGAATTAACAGCACTCGGGAAAAACAAAATAAAGAAAGGCCAGTCGAACTTCCACTCATACGAAGCGCATGGACGAAAATAATCTTTGTTAAATTTGTGAGGTATTAAAAACAATGAGACTTTCATCCATAAAAATACGAAATTTCCGAAATTTTTCCGATTTTGAGGTGCAGTTAGGGCGATCAGCCGTGATTCTTGGTGAGAATCAGATTGGTAAGACGAACTTGATCCATGCGCTTCGTCTGGTGATGGATCCCTCACTGCCGGATAGTGCCCGTCAGTTGAGGCATGAAGACTTTTGGGATGGTGCCAAACCATTAGACGAAGAATCTCATATTCAAATTTGTGTGGAAATTTCAGATTTCGAAGATGATGAGGACGAGCTTGCGATACTTGCGGAACATCTCGTTGAGCCTACTCCAATGGTAGCTCGACTGACATACGAGTTTGGCCCGATTCCTGACCTCGGGCGTGAGCCTTGCAATGAGGAAGACTTTGAATTTGTAACCTATGGAGGAGATCGTCCTGAGAATCGATTCGGCTATGAACTTCGAAAGCGAATGCCAATCGAAGTGATGAGTGCGCTCAGGGACGCAGAAGGAGATCTCGCGCGGTGGAGTCGCTCACCTTTGAAGCCGCTGCTTGATCAAATGAAGTCTGAATTGGAGCCCAGGGAGTTGGACGATATTGCAGATGCGGTTACCAGTGCGACCGATCGGATTTCAGAACTGGAACCTATTCAAGAACTCAGAATCAAGATCAATAGAACATTGAAACGAATGGCTGGAGCAAATCATGCGACGGAGATGGACCTCGGTTTTTCCGCGACTGACCCAAATAAGCTGCTTCGTTCCTTACGATTGCTTTTCGATGACAAGAAAAGAGACATTTCTGAAGCAAGTTTGGGCACAGCTAACGTATTGTATTTGGCTCTGCGTTCTTTGGATCTGGAGGCGATGGTGGATGCTGGTAATCGCGAACACACATTTTTTAGTATCGAAGAACCTGAAGCTCATTTGCATCCCCATTTACAGAGACTTGTCTATAAAAGCTATTTACGCCCCCGTTCACCAGAGAATGTAAGTGCTCGGGATGATGAAGAGGGTGGGGGAAAAATCGTAAAACGCGTTTCTTATCTGATGACTACTCATTCCGCTGAAATTGCTAGTGTAACGCCGGTCGAGTCGTTGATTTTTCTGCGTAAGAATGCTGAGGGAACTTCTACCATTGGTGTCTCCGGATCATCGATTCCGTTGTCTGTTCGAGAGCGCGATGATATTGAACGCTACTTGGATGTTTCGAGGGCAGAAGGCTTATTCGCGAGAGGTATTTTGCTTGTGGAAGGAGACGCTGAAAAGTTTCTAGTTCCGTTGCTTGCTGCAAGAGCTGGCTATGATCTGGACGCATTGGGAGTGACTGTGTGTTCAGTTGCAGGTACGAACTTTGTGCCTTACGTGAAGTTCTTTGGACCTCACGGGCTCAATATTCCAATGGCTGTGATCACTGATGGGGACCCCTATGGAGACGAAGATTCGTATGGTGACGAAAGGGCAGTGAATCAGATACTCCCCGCACTGTTGGGAGAAGAGGAAACGCCGACGGACTTTGACGAATGTTTAGGGATTTTGGGAGAAAACGGAATTTTCCTTAATGAGTATACCTTTGAAGTCGATCTTTTTGAGGCAGGATACTGCTGGAGTATTTCGAATACGATGAGAGATTTATGCACCGTGAAAGCGGCGGTTAATCGCGCAAGAAAGAGAGCGGAGACGAAAGAAATGACTGACGAAGAGGTTTTTTTGAAAGACGTGGGGTACGTCGGGAAGGGACGCTTTGCCCAGCGTTTGGCTTCGTATATTGCTCATTCAAAAGTGAGATCGTGTCCTAAATACATTCTCGAAGCAATTAGGTATGTCGTTGAATAAAGCTAAATATACCGAGGCAGCAAAGGAGTTTGAGTCGAATCGTCGACAGCTCGCTGCGTATGACTCGAAAGGGCATTGTGTTGTGCTTGCTGGACCTGGAAGCGGGAAAACAAAGGTCTTGACGACCAAGTTGGCTCGAATGCTAGCAGAAGATGTTAAAACGCCGCACGGGATAGCGTGTATCACCTACAGTAATCAATGTGCAAAGGAACTTAAGAAGCGTCTGGGAGCATTATTGGTCGAGCAATCCGCTAGAGTATTTATTGGTACTATGCACTCGTTTTGTTTGCGTGAAGTAATCATGCCTTACGGAAAGCTTGCCGGGTTGCCGTTGCCTCAGCCCTTGAAAGTGGCTTCTGTTAGTAAGCAGCATTCTTACTTTACTGAGGCCTTCTCTAAAATACACCCGGATGAGAATCCTAAGTATCGTAAGACTGCCTTCGACGAATTCAGGCGAATTGT
The nucleotide sequence above comes from Coraliomargarita algicola. Encoded proteins:
- a CDS encoding ATP-dependent nuclease, translating into MRLSSIKIRNFRNFSDFEVQLGRSAVILGENQIGKTNLIHALRLVMDPSLPDSARQLRHEDFWDGAKPLDEESHIQICVEISDFEDDEDELAILAEHLVEPTPMVARLTYEFGPIPDLGREPCNEEDFEFVTYGGDRPENRFGYELRKRMPIEVMSALRDAEGDLARWSRSPLKPLLDQMKSELEPRELDDIADAVTSATDRISELEPIQELRIKINRTLKRMAGANHATEMDLGFSATDPNKLLRSLRLLFDDKKRDISEASLGTANVLYLALRSLDLEAMVDAGNREHTFFSIEEPEAHLHPHLQRLVYKSYLRPRSPENVSARDDEEGGGKIVKRVSYLMTTHSAEIASVTPVESLIFLRKNAEGTSTIGVSGSSIPLSVRERDDIERYLDVSRAEGLFARGILLVEGDAEKFLVPLLAARAGYDLDALGVTVCSVAGTNFVPYVKFFGPHGLNIPMAVITDGDPYGDEDSYGDERAVNQILPALLGEEETPTDFDECLGILGENGIFLNEYTFEVDLFEAGYCWSISNTMRDLCTVKAAVNRARKRAETKEMTDEEVFLKDVGYVGKGRFAQRLASYIAHSKVRSCPKYILEAIRYVVE